A window of the Litorilinea aerophila genome harbors these coding sequences:
- a CDS encoding DUF983 domain-containing protein, which translates to MNQDTRQPISASRNRLLAILLQRCPVCLEGKPFDGLLHMHKTCPRCGIQFERETGFFLNAMFFAYALGFVVLAPSALYLYLTGASTALFTGVMAAEILLLWPLVFRYSRILWMHVDQMLDPRRIPGSAPEPDA; encoded by the coding sequence TTGAACCAAGATACCCGTCAGCCCATTTCGGCCAGCCGCAATCGCCTGTTGGCCATCCTCCTCCAGCGTTGCCCCGTCTGCCTGGAAGGGAAGCCCTTTGACGGGCTCCTGCACATGCACAAGACCTGCCCCCGCTGTGGCATCCAGTTCGAGCGGGAGACGGGATTTTTCCTCAACGCCATGTTCTTCGCCTATGCCCTGGGCTTTGTGGTGCTGGCACCTTCGGCCCTGTACCTCTACCTGACGGGCGCGTCCACCGCCTTGTTCACCGGGGTGATGGCGGCGGAGATCCTGCTCCTCTGGCCCCTGGTCTTCCGCTATTCCCGCATCCTGTGGATGCACGTGGACCAGATGTTGGATCCCAGGCGGATCCCGGGTTCCGCACCGGAGCCAGATGCATGA
- the ileS gene encoding isoleucine--tRNA ligase: protein MATTTQVKFKSVNSVVNYPELEEEILQLWRERDVFQRSMREREGGPEYVFFEGPPTANGRPGIHHVLARAFKDIFPRYKTMQGYHVLRRGGWDTHGLPVEIEVEKQLGLSGKQQIEEFGVEEFNRRCRASAMEYIRDWERLTERMAFWVDLKNAYVTFHNEYIESLWWILKQFWDRNLLYQGYKVVPYCPRCGTPLSSHELAQGYREGTIDPSVYVKFPVLGEENTFFLVWTTTPWTLPGNVALAVGEEIDYVLVQDVSGARLYLAASLAETALEPGYQVLARMKGRDLLGKRYEPLYRFFPVEEDYAYVVAGDFVSTDDGTGIVHIAPAFGADDMEVGRQNGLPIIQTIQPDGTFKPEVKPWAGLFVKDADPAIQEELASRGLLYKAGTYEHTYPFCWRCDSPLLYYAKETWYIRTSQFRDRLVALNREINWYPEHIKEGRFGNWLENNVDWALGRDRYWGTPLPIWRSDAPGSTYMECIGSIAELEEKVGRKLTDLDLHRPYVDQLTWPAPDGGTMRRVTEVADCWFDSGSMPVAQWHYPFENQELWEQQKQADYICEAIDQTRGWFYTLHAVSTLLFDRPAFKNVICLGHILAEDGSKMSKSRGNVVDPWEVFNVHGADATRWNMYTASPPGNSRRFSVNLVGETVRKFMNTLWNTYSFFVTYANLSDWQPAPDVLDGPAQPLSEHLLDRWVLSELHRLVRDVTTAMENYDVLGVTRPIAAFVDDLSNWYVRLSRRRFWDGQPEALNTLHHVLVTLSHLLAPTTPFIAETLYQNLVVGVDPSAPDSVHLSRWPRVQEKLIDERLNADMAFVQRITSLGHSARQAANLKVRQPLAQVVVRVRQPEERASLERLQQLVLEELNVKSLAFADAAGDLVDVQVFPYPRQLGQKYGAGYPKIRQAMAQMDQAELAARFQAGETVEIQVDGTTYQVTPEDVEVRTTPRMGYSVAEGGGYLVAVTTEIDKALEQEGYARELVRRIQQLRKDADLEISDRIVTYIADSDLIHEVLEHFGDYIREETLTVDLVQVHPGQGDAIPAHLPQTTFELGDARITVAVSKK from the coding sequence ATGGCAACCACGACCCAAGTGAAGTTCAAGAGCGTCAACTCTGTGGTCAACTACCCGGAGCTGGAAGAAGAGATCCTCCAGCTCTGGCGGGAACGGGACGTTTTCCAGCGCAGCATGCGGGAGCGGGAGGGCGGACCCGAGTACGTCTTCTTTGAAGGCCCGCCCACAGCCAATGGCCGGCCGGGCATCCATCACGTGCTGGCCCGGGCCTTCAAGGACATCTTCCCCCGCTACAAGACCATGCAGGGGTATCATGTCCTGCGCCGGGGGGGATGGGATACCCATGGCCTGCCCGTGGAAATTGAGGTGGAAAAGCAGCTGGGCCTGAGCGGCAAGCAGCAGATCGAAGAGTTCGGCGTGGAGGAATTCAACCGCCGCTGCCGGGCCTCGGCCATGGAGTACATCCGGGATTGGGAGCGGCTCACCGAGCGCATGGCCTTCTGGGTGGACCTGAAGAACGCCTACGTCACCTTCCACAACGAATACATCGAATCCCTCTGGTGGATCTTGAAGCAGTTCTGGGATCGCAACCTCCTCTACCAGGGCTACAAGGTGGTGCCCTACTGCCCCCGCTGTGGCACGCCCCTGAGCAGCCATGAGCTGGCCCAGGGCTACCGGGAAGGGACCATCGATCCCAGCGTTTACGTCAAATTCCCGGTTCTGGGCGAGGAGAACACCTTCTTCCTGGTCTGGACCACCACCCCCTGGACCCTGCCCGGCAACGTGGCCCTGGCCGTGGGTGAGGAGATCGACTACGTCCTGGTGCAGGATGTGAGCGGCGCCCGCCTCTACCTGGCCGCTTCCCTGGCCGAGACTGCCCTGGAGCCGGGCTACCAGGTGCTGGCCCGCATGAAGGGCCGGGACCTGCTGGGCAAGCGGTACGAGCCCCTCTACCGCTTCTTCCCGGTGGAGGAAGATTACGCCTACGTGGTGGCCGGCGACTTCGTCAGCACTGACGACGGCACCGGCATCGTCCACATCGCGCCTGCCTTCGGTGCCGACGACATGGAGGTGGGGCGGCAGAACGGCCTGCCCATCATCCAGACCATCCAGCCGGACGGCACCTTCAAGCCGGAAGTCAAACCGTGGGCTGGCCTCTTCGTCAAGGATGCCGACCCTGCCATCCAGGAGGAGCTGGCCAGCCGGGGGCTGCTCTACAAGGCCGGCACCTACGAGCATACCTATCCCTTCTGCTGGCGCTGCGATTCCCCCCTGCTCTACTACGCCAAGGAGACCTGGTACATCCGCACCAGCCAGTTCCGGGATCGGCTGGTCGCGCTCAACCGGGAGATCAACTGGTATCCGGAGCACATCAAAGAGGGGCGCTTCGGCAACTGGCTGGAGAACAACGTGGACTGGGCCCTGGGGCGGGACCGCTACTGGGGGACGCCCCTGCCCATCTGGCGCAGCGACGCGCCGGGCAGCACCTACATGGAGTGCATCGGCTCCATCGCCGAGCTGGAAGAAAAGGTGGGCCGCAAGCTGACCGACCTGGATCTCCACCGCCCCTACGTGGATCAGCTCACCTGGCCGGCGCCAGACGGCGGCACCATGCGCCGGGTCACGGAAGTGGCCGACTGCTGGTTCGACAGCGGCTCCATGCCCGTGGCCCAGTGGCACTACCCGTTTGAAAACCAGGAGCTGTGGGAGCAACAGAAGCAGGCCGACTACATCTGCGAGGCCATCGACCAGACCCGGGGTTGGTTCTACACCCTGCACGCGGTGAGCACCCTCCTCTTTGACCGGCCTGCCTTCAAGAATGTCATCTGCCTGGGCCACATCCTGGCCGAAGACGGCAGCAAGATGAGCAAATCCCGGGGCAATGTGGTGGACCCGTGGGAGGTCTTCAACGTCCACGGCGCGGACGCCACCCGCTGGAACATGTACACCGCCAGCCCGCCCGGCAACAGCCGCCGTTTCAGCGTGAACCTGGTGGGCGAGACGGTGCGCAAGTTCATGAACACCCTGTGGAACACCTATAGCTTCTTCGTCACCTACGCCAACCTGAGCGACTGGCAGCCGGCCCCCGACGTCCTCGACGGCCCGGCCCAGCCCCTCAGCGAGCACCTGTTGGACCGCTGGGTGCTGTCGGAGCTCCATCGGCTGGTGCGGGATGTGACCACGGCCATGGAGAACTACGACGTCCTGGGTGTCACCCGGCCCATCGCTGCCTTCGTGGACGACCTGAGCAACTGGTACGTGCGCCTCAGCCGGCGCCGCTTCTGGGATGGCCAGCCGGAGGCCCTGAACACCCTCCACCACGTGCTGGTCACCCTGAGCCACTTGCTGGCGCCCACCACGCCCTTCATTGCCGAAACCCTCTACCAGAACCTGGTGGTGGGCGTGGACCCCAGCGCGCCGGACTCGGTGCACCTGAGCCGCTGGCCTCGGGTGCAGGAAAAGCTCATCGACGAGCGGCTGAACGCGGACATGGCCTTTGTCCAGCGCATCACCAGCCTGGGCCATTCGGCCAGGCAGGCCGCCAACCTCAAGGTGCGCCAGCCCCTGGCCCAGGTGGTGGTCCGGGTGCGCCAGCCCGAAGAACGGGCCAGCCTGGAACGGCTGCAGCAGCTGGTCCTGGAGGAGCTGAACGTCAAGAGCCTGGCCTTCGCCGATGCTGCGGGCGACCTGGTGGATGTCCAGGTCTTCCCCTACCCCCGACAGCTGGGGCAGAAGTACGGCGCCGGCTACCCCAAGATCCGCCAGGCCATGGCCCAGATGGACCAGGCCGAGCTGGCCGCCCGCTTCCAGGCCGGCGAAACGGTGGAGATCCAGGTGGATGGCACCACCTACCAGGTCACGCCCGAGGATGTGGAGGTGCGCACCACCCCCCGCATGGGCTACAGCGTGGCCGAAGGGGGCGGCTATCTGGTGGCCGTCACCACGGAGATCGACAAGGCCCTGGAGCAGGAAGGCTACGCCCGGGAGCTGGTCCGCCGGATCCAACAACTGCGCAAGGACGCGGACCTGGAGATCAGCGACCGCATCGTCACCTACATCGCCGATTCGGATCTGATCCACGAGGTGCTGGAGCACTTCGGCGACTACATCCGGGAGGAGACCCTGACGGTGGACCTGGTCCAGGTTCACCCGGGCCAGGGAGACGCCATCCCGGCCCACCTGCCCCAGACCACTTTCGAGCTGGGCGACGCCAGGATCACCGTCGCGGTCAGCAAAAAGTAG
- a CDS encoding REP-associated tyrosine transposase, with translation MADYRRYLPDETLFVTCRTFRREPVLADGTAVHLLRTVLNGIKQRWPFLTVGYVILPDHFHWLMKPQPPATVHRIVAAVQQRFARDYQQLLGMPEPVLVWQTGYQLCQVRGEEQQRLHLDYIHYDPVRHGQVARPEEWAHSSYAIWVERGLYRLGWGWTPPDGLAGLGPRE, from the coding sequence ATGGCCGACTATCGGCGATACCTGCCAGATGAGACGCTCTTCGTCACTTGCCGGACCTTTCGCCGCGAGCCCGTCCTGGCCGATGGGACGGCCGTACACCTGTTGCGTACCGTGCTGAATGGCATCAAGCAGCGGTGGCCCTTCCTGACCGTGGGCTACGTGATCCTGCCGGATCACTTCCACTGGCTGATGAAGCCCCAGCCCCCCGCCACCGTCCATCGCATCGTGGCTGCGGTGCAGCAGCGCTTCGCCCGGGATTACCAGCAGCTGCTGGGCATGCCCGAGCCTGTGCTGGTCTGGCAGACGGGCTACCAGCTCTGTCAAGTGCGGGGAGAGGAGCAACAGCGCCTGCATCTGGACTACATCCACTATGACCCGGTCCGCCATGGCCAGGTGGCGCGCCCGGAGGAGTGGGCCCACAGCAGCTATGCCATCTGGGTGGAGCGGGGACTCTATCGGTTGGGTTGGGGCTGGACCCCGCCGGATGGGCTGGCCGGGCTGGGGCCCCGGGAATGA
- a CDS encoding DEAD/DEAH box helicase, producing the protein MNFTDFSLDARILAGIDAAGFVTPTPIQQQAIPLVLQGRDVLGLAQTGTGKTAAFMLPVLQRLTQGPLRRPRVLIIAPTRELAEQIHEACTVLGKRTKVRSVTIYGGVSKRAQSAALRRGPEVIVACPGRLLDHLGDGQLDLSGVEVLILDEADRMCDMGFLPDIRRILTHLPTQRQTLFFSATMPEEIRLLADQILDNPVTVQIGMTAPAETVDHALYPVPGRLKERLLLSLLPRLATGRVLVFTRTKRRARNLAQTLDREGYRVAALQGNMTQNRRQAALNGFRKGRYDILVATDIAARGIDVAEISHVINFDMPNTVDAYTHRIGRTGRAHQTGEAFTFAEQGDEGMVRDIERVLGATIERRQLAGLDYGDFMPERYGSQASQAQTRHARRRRRSAAGSHAPRRQSRFHRSSVSRKAAGRPAGATSS; encoded by the coding sequence GTGAATTTTACCGATTTTTCCCTCGACGCGCGCATCCTCGCCGGTATTGATGCCGCTGGATTTGTGACCCCCACCCCCATCCAACAACAGGCGATTCCCCTGGTGCTCCAGGGACGAGATGTCCTGGGGCTGGCCCAGACCGGCACGGGCAAGACGGCCGCGTTCATGCTGCCTGTGTTGCAGCGCCTGACCCAGGGCCCCCTGCGGCGTCCCCGGGTGCTGATTATCGCCCCGACCCGGGAGCTGGCCGAACAGATCCACGAGGCCTGCACCGTGCTGGGCAAGCGGACCAAAGTACGCAGCGTCACCATCTATGGCGGGGTAAGCAAACGGGCCCAAAGCGCCGCCCTGCGCCGTGGTCCAGAGGTGATTGTGGCCTGCCCGGGTCGCCTCCTGGACCACCTGGGCGATGGCCAGCTGGACCTGTCCGGCGTGGAAGTGTTGATTCTGGATGAGGCTGATCGCATGTGCGACATGGGCTTTTTGCCCGACATCCGGCGCATCCTCACCCATCTGCCCACCCAACGCCAGACCCTCTTCTTCTCGGCCACCATGCCGGAGGAGATCCGCCTGCTCGCCGACCAGATCCTGGATAACCCGGTCACGGTCCAAATCGGGATGACCGCGCCCGCCGAGACGGTGGATCACGCGCTCTACCCGGTGCCGGGGCGGCTGAAGGAGAGGCTCCTGCTCTCCCTGTTGCCCCGCCTGGCCACAGGGCGTGTCCTGGTCTTCACCCGCACCAAGCGGCGTGCCCGCAACCTGGCCCAGACGCTGGATCGGGAGGGGTACCGCGTCGCTGCCCTGCAGGGCAACATGACCCAGAATCGCCGCCAGGCGGCGCTAAACGGCTTCCGGAAGGGCCGCTACGACATCCTGGTGGCCACCGACATCGCGGCCCGGGGGATCGACGTGGCCGAGATCAGCCACGTGATCAATTTCGACATGCCCAACACAGTGGACGCCTATACCCATCGCATTGGCCGCACAGGCCGTGCCCACCAGACCGGCGAGGCCTTTACCTTCGCCGAACAAGGCGATGAGGGCATGGTGCGGGACATCGAGCGGGTTCTGGGGGCCACCATCGAGCGCCGCCAGTTGGCCGGCCTGGACTACGGCGATTTCATGCCAGAGCGCTACGGGAGCCAGGCTTCCCAGGCGCAGACACGTCACGCCCGCCGGCGTCGCCGCAGCGCTGCCGGTTCCCATGCCCCTCGCCGCCAGAGTCGGTTTCACCGCTCCTCGGTGAGCCGCAAGGCCGCAGGCCGCCCCGCAGGGGCCACCTCTTCTTAA
- a CDS encoding hemolysin family protein: protein MSLFAELLILFLLLAANGFLAMSELAVVSARRARLQQMAEEGHAGARLALELVDAPGRFLSTVQIGITLVGIVAGAFGGVTLSDNLERFLGNVPLLAPYSRPLAVTVVVAGITYLSLVLGELLPKRLALRNAEGIAASVAGIMARLAALAAPLVSLLSVSTDLILKLFGIQPLQEPTISEEEIRLMLEQGAQTGVFEPLEEEIVGQVFRLADRKISALITPRPEIVWIDIHDSPDVIRDKVLSSGRSRFPVADGFLDNVVGIVLAKDLLAQCMSGQPLDIQAVMRPALFVPESMPALNVIERFKETRSKIALVIDEFGGVEGLVTMDDIMEAIVGEIPGPDEIEEVEAVQRDDGSWLIDGLFPLDDFKELLQLPDLPEDVEGHYQTMGGLVMAILGQVPKVGDVVDWQNLRIEVVDMDGRRVDKVLVRPLPPPDSGEQKAAA from the coding sequence ATGTCACTGTTTGCTGAACTGCTGATCCTTTTCCTTTTACTGGCCGCCAATGGCTTTCTCGCCATGTCCGAGCTGGCCGTCGTCTCGGCACGTCGGGCACGGCTGCAACAGATGGCGGAAGAAGGCCATGCTGGGGCCCGGCTCGCCCTGGAGCTGGTGGACGCGCCGGGCCGCTTCCTCTCCACCGTCCAGATTGGTATCACCCTGGTGGGCATCGTCGCCGGTGCCTTCGGCGGCGTGACCCTTTCGGACAACCTGGAACGCTTTCTGGGCAACGTTCCCCTGCTGGCGCCCTACAGCCGGCCCCTGGCGGTCACCGTGGTGGTGGCCGGCATCACCTACCTCTCCCTGGTCCTGGGGGAGCTGCTCCCCAAACGCCTGGCCCTGCGCAACGCCGAAGGCATCGCCGCCTCGGTGGCGGGCATCATGGCGCGCCTGGCGGCCCTGGCTGCGCCCCTGGTCAGCCTCCTCAGCGTCTCCACCGACCTGATCTTGAAACTCTTCGGCATCCAACCCCTCCAGGAACCGACCATTTCGGAAGAGGAAATCCGCCTCATGCTGGAACAGGGCGCCCAGACCGGTGTGTTTGAGCCCCTGGAGGAAGAGATTGTGGGGCAGGTCTTCCGCCTGGCCGACCGTAAGATCAGCGCGCTGATCACCCCCCGGCCGGAGATCGTCTGGATCGACATCCACGACTCACCCGACGTGATTCGGGACAAGGTCCTGAGCAGTGGGCGCTCCCGCTTTCCCGTGGCCGATGGCTTCCTGGACAACGTGGTGGGCATCGTCCTGGCCAAGGACCTGCTGGCCCAGTGTATGTCCGGCCAACCCCTGGACATCCAGGCGGTGATGCGTCCGGCCCTCTTCGTACCGGAGAGCATGCCCGCGCTGAACGTCATCGAGCGCTTCAAGGAGACCCGCTCCAAGATCGCGCTGGTCATCGACGAGTTCGGCGGCGTGGAAGGGCTGGTCACCATGGACGACATCATGGAGGCCATCGTCGGTGAGATCCCCGGCCCCGATGAGATCGAAGAGGTGGAGGCCGTGCAGCGGGATGACGGCTCCTGGCTCATCGATGGCCTCTTCCCCCTGGACGACTTCAAAGAGTTGCTCCAGTTGCCGGATCTCCCCGAGGATGTGGAAGGCCACTACCAGACCATGGGCGGCCTGGTCATGGCCATCCTGGGGCAGGTTCCCAAGGTGGGCGACGTGGTGGACTGGCAGAATCTGCGCATCGAGGTGGTGGACATGGACGGCCGCCGGGTGGACAAAGTCCTGGTGCGGCCCCTTCCGCCCCCCGACAGCGGGGAGCAGAAGGCAGCCGCCTGA
- a CDS encoding MBL fold metallo-hydrolase, which translates to MHPLTDLAVPAGKVAIHWFGQSSFAFKDEAGTVVQVDPYFPRERPADRFIHSQPPLDEATLPTDFVLLTHNHRDHTCIESLLRIHAAFPQCRFVGPSESVANMAEHGIPASLLTTLAAGEQATLGTMRAHAVWAKPPQGAPEDGIPAPDVQHLGYVLEAGPVRIYISGDPINTFADHEELLAPIRALQPEIGLLTTHPTEGEFPFFDGSVKMARALGLRTAVPAHYACFVKRNYDPAEWAAQFPADGPRPLIIPYNSHVIYPEA; encoded by the coding sequence GGGAAAGGTGGCCATTCACTGGTTCGGACAGAGCTCCTTCGCTTTCAAGGATGAGGCCGGAACCGTCGTCCAGGTGGACCCGTACTTCCCGCGGGAGCGGCCCGCCGACCGCTTCATCCACTCCCAGCCCCCTCTGGACGAGGCCACCCTGCCCACCGACTTTGTCCTGTTGACCCACAATCACAGGGATCACACCTGTATCGAGTCCCTGTTGCGTATCCATGCTGCGTTTCCCCAGTGCCGCTTTGTGGGGCCGTCCGAGAGCGTGGCCAACATGGCGGAACATGGTATCCCCGCTTCGTTGCTGACCACCCTCGCGGCTGGCGAGCAGGCGACTTTGGGCACCATGCGCGCCCACGCCGTGTGGGCCAAGCCTCCCCAGGGCGCACCCGAAGACGGCATCCCGGCTCCGGATGTCCAGCATCTGGGCTACGTGCTGGAGGCCGGCCCGGTGCGGATCTACATTTCCGGCGACCCCATCAACACCTTCGCCGACCATGAGGAACTCCTCGCACCCATCCGGGCCCTGCAGCCGGAGATCGGCCTGCTCACCACCCATCCCACCGAAGGGGAATTCCCCTTCTTTGACGGCTCGGTCAAGATGGCCCGGGCGCTGGGTCTGCGCACGGCCGTGCCGGCCCACTACGCCTGTTTTGTCAAACGCAACTACGATCCGGCGGAATGGGCTGCCCAGTTCCCCGCCGACGGCCCCCGTCCCCTCATCATCCCCTACAACAGCCACGTGATCTACCCGGAGGCGTGA